The following proteins come from a genomic window of Patescibacteria group bacterium:
- a CDS encoding cupin domain-containing protein, translated as MSFQINILKATKENKFFRQVLFTGKKSQLVVMSIKKGGDTGEETHPNVEQILFFSKGEGKAVLDGVESPITKGDVVVVTPGTKHNFINTGKGSLKVYTIYCPPNHIDGRIHKTKKAADKDKEDEEFGHQVQ; from the coding sequence ATGTCATTTCAAATCAACATTCTGAAAGCCACCAAGGAAAATAAATTTTTCCGTCAGGTGCTTTTTACTGGCAAAAAAAGCCAGCTTGTGGTTATGAGCATTAAAAAAGGCGGTGATACTGGCGAAGAAACACATCCTAATGTGGAACAAATTTTATTTTTTTCCAAAGGCGAAGGCAAGGCAGTTTTAGATGGCGTGGAATCGCCAATTACCAAAGGTGACGTGGTCGTTGTTACTCCAGGCACCAAACACAATTTTATTAATACTGGCAAAGGGAGTTTAAAAGTCTACACAATTTACTGCCCGCCAAACCACATTGACGGCCGCATCCACAAAACCAAAAAAGCAGCTGATAAAGATAAGGAGGATGAAGAGTTTGGTCATCAGGTGCAATAA
- a CDS encoding bifunctional (p)ppGpp synthetase/guanosine-3',5'-bis(diphosphate) 3'-pyrophosphohydrolase — protein sequence MAVGLPEYLIIAGHLHDTLEDTDLTGKEILKLFGPNVLRLVKAMTEPKYKSWLRRKKYKIRVLRNGDMDLKLLGAADHCDNLLSILEALYREGLSTPEEFAKGKVWANFKQDYKMQKWYHQESCKAIFANVPYDMLHPLFGKYMRIVEKLFGEQVIIDPKIRRKVRRRNKPKKNA from the coding sequence ATGGCCGTGGGGCTGCCTGAATACTTAATCATTGCCGGACATTTGCATGATACGCTGGAAGATACTGATTTAACCGGGAAAGAAATTCTTAAATTATTCGGCCCAAATGTCTTAAGATTAGTGAAGGCCATGACCGAACCTAAGTACAAATCCTGGCTCAGGCGCAAAAAATACAAAATTAGAGTTTTGCGCAATGGCGATATGGATTTAAAATTGTTGGGTGCCGCTGATCATTGCGATAATTTGCTGAGCATTCTGGAAGCATTATATCGTGAGGGATTATCAACGCCTGAAGAATTTGCCAAGGGTAAAGTTTGGGCAAACTTCAAGCAGGATTACAAAATGCAAAAATGGTACCATCAAGAATCCTGCAAAGCAATTTTTGCCAATGTGCCCTACGACATGCTGCATCCTTTGTTCGGCAAATACATGCGCATTGTGGAAAAACTTTTTGGCGAACAAGTAATCATTGACCCAAAAATCCGCCGCAAAGTGCGCCGCCGTAATAAACCGAAAAAAAACGCTTAA
- a CDS encoding AAA family ATPase, whose product MYLEKLEIQGFKSFAKKTVLEFPAKVNSSKGITGIVGPNGSGKSNVADAIRWVLGEQSIKTLRGKKSQDVIFSGSDTKARLGFAEASLYLNNHDKQADIDYTELIITRRVYQSGEGEYFINNNKARLTDIQLLLAKANFGQRTYSIIGQGMADSVLSASLAERKELFDEAVGVKQFQIKREQALNKFKATRENLAQTQLTLNELEPRLKSLSRQVKRLEKREEIEKELKDLELNYFSQLWQDLNKKEVEIQKEKGNLEKFYLNLDKDISRIQSKINEFSTESSRQVIYEKIQNEYNNLVGQKNSLLTEQTVLKAKLNLELEKQGQTNIIWLSKRSEELQMKIENFKQQIAETEDLYNKEQANLKGKEINLQSLDLRLESVRTELNKIQKTVQLPFEAEQELELIFKEQQDLVSQLAKVEKMEDLQGIKNSAREISQKLAVYLEKLKSAKKQGTENLQNLQSQLENLTNQKNNLSLELTEASLNQNSKQEKITGLNQEIARAKAEQESISKEISLSQIKPENKKEINLRIEKELDELSSKIADLETKIKEQGEKVNQFNLEEQNKKENLISLQKEFQEKQGQINQYSQQINQLNIELAKYSTKKEDLESEIRLEELDLEIIARHSAQLAESEDLAYQKIQQLKRQMEIIGGIDEETMKEYTEIKERFDFLKTQSDDLEQAITSLEKIIEDLDETIKEQFDKAFKEINKEFQKYFKILFNGGQAELLKISAEEIKKEEKIEAEGQEGKEATEEEGGVLIQADKFEKRIKERERESYSGIEIKATPPGKKIKAINMLSGGERALTSIALICAIISNNPSPFIVLDEVDAALDEANAERFDHILTELANKTQFIVITHNRVTMHYAHVLYGVTMGDDGISKLLSIKLADAEEMVGNARG is encoded by the coding sequence ATGTATCTAGAGAAATTAGAAATCCAGGGTTTCAAATCTTTTGCAAAAAAGACTGTTTTGGAATTTCCAGCCAAAGTTAATAGTTCCAAAGGCATTACAGGCATTGTGGGGCCTAATGGCTCTGGCAAATCCAATGTGGCTGATGCCATTCGCTGGGTTTTGGGCGAACAGAGCATAAAAACTCTGCGCGGTAAAAAAAGCCAGGATGTAATTTTTTCAGGTTCTGATACAAAAGCGCGCTTGGGTTTTGCCGAAGCCTCTTTGTATTTGAATAACCATGACAAGCAGGCTGATATTGATTATACGGAATTAATTATCACTCGCCGTGTTTATCAGTCTGGCGAAGGCGAATATTTTATTAATAATAATAAAGCGCGCTTAACTGACATCCAATTGCTCTTGGCTAAAGCAAATTTTGGACAGAGAACCTATAGCATTATTGGCCAGGGCATGGCTGATTCTGTTTTGTCAGCTTCTTTGGCCGAAAGAAAAGAACTTTTTGACGAGGCAGTTGGCGTTAAGCAGTTTCAAATTAAACGCGAGCAGGCTTTAAATAAATTTAAAGCGACTCGCGAAAATCTGGCCCAAACCCAATTAACCTTGAATGAACTGGAACCGCGCTTAAAATCTTTAAGCCGCCAGGTGAAACGCTTGGAAAAGCGCGAAGAAATTGAAAAAGAGCTGAAAGATTTGGAATTAAATTATTTTAGCCAGCTGTGGCAGGACTTAAATAAAAAGGAAGTGGAAATTCAGAAGGAAAAGGGCAATTTAGAAAAATTTTATCTTAATCTTGATAAAGATATCAGCCGGATCCAGTCTAAAATCAATGAATTCTCTACTGAAAGTTCGCGCCAGGTTATTTATGAAAAAATTCAAAATGAATATAATAATTTGGTCGGCCAAAAAAATAGCTTGCTTACCGAACAAACCGTTTTGAAGGCCAAACTAAATTTAGAGCTGGAAAAACAGGGTCAGACTAATATAATCTGGCTGAGCAAAAGAAGCGAGGAACTGCAGATGAAAATTGAAAATTTTAAACAGCAAATAGCAGAAACTGAGGATTTATATAATAAGGAACAGGCCAATCTTAAGGGCAAAGAAATTAACTTGCAATCGCTTGATTTGAGGCTGGAGAGTGTCAGAACCGAACTAAATAAAATCCAGAAGACAGTACAATTGCCTTTTGAAGCAGAACAAGAATTGGAATTAATTTTTAAAGAACAGCAAGATTTAGTCAGCCAATTAGCCAAAGTTGAAAAGATGGAAGATCTCCAGGGGATTAAAAATAGCGCGCGTGAGATTTCCCAAAAACTGGCGGTTTATCTGGAAAAATTAAAAAGCGCTAAAAAACAAGGCACTGAGAATTTACAAAACCTGCAGAGCCAGCTGGAAAATCTGACTAACCAAAAAAATAATTTAAGTCTGGAACTGACTGAAGCAAGTCTAAACCAAAATTCAAAACAAGAAAAAATCACTGGTTTGAACCAGGAGATTGCCAGGGCAAAGGCCGAACAGGAAAGCATCAGCAAGGAAATATCATTAAGCCAGATTAAGCCAGAAAATAAAAAAGAGATTAATCTAAGAATTGAAAAAGAATTAGATGAATTATCCAGTAAGATCGCTGATTTAGAGACAAAAATTAAAGAACAAGGAGAGAAAGTCAATCAGTTTAATCTGGAAGAACAGAATAAAAAGGAAAATCTGATCTCATTGCAGAAAGAATTTCAGGAAAAACAAGGCCAGATAAATCAATATAGCCAGCAAATCAACCAGCTTAATATTGAATTAGCCAAATATTCAACCAAAAAAGAAGATTTGGAAAGTGAAATTAGGCTGGAAGAATTGGATTTGGAAATTATTGCCAGACATAGCGCCCAATTAGCCGAAAGCGAGGATTTGGCTTATCAAAAAATTCAGCAATTGAAGCGCCAGATGGAAATAATCGGCGGAATTGACGAAGAGACAATGAAAGAATACACAGAAATAAAGGAGCGCTTTGATTTTCTCAAAACCCAGTCAGATGATCTGGAGCAGGCCATTACCTCTTTGGAAAAAATTATTGAAGATCTGGATGAGACGATCAAAGAGCAGTTTGATAAAGCCTTTAAAGAGATTAATAAAGAATTTCAAAAATATTTTAAGATCTTATTTAATGGCGGCCAGGCAGAATTATTAAAAATAAGCGCAGAAGAAATAAAAAAAGAAGAAAAAATTGAAGCCGAAGGTCAAGAAGGAAAAGAAGCGACAGAGGAAGAAGGCGGGGTTTTAATTCAAGCTGATAAGTTTGAAAAAAGAATTAAGGAAAGAGAAAGAGAAAGTTATTCTGGGATTGAAATCAAAGCCACGCCGCCAGGCAAAAAAATTAAGGCTATCAATATGCTTTCTGGCGGTGAAAGAGCCTTAACTTCAATTGCTTTAATCTGCGCGATTATTTCCAATAATCCCTCACCGTTTATCGTGCTTGATGAAGTTGATGCGGCTTTAGATGAAGCCAATGCTGAAAGATTTGACCATATTTTAACTGAACTGGCGAATAAGACCCAATTTATTGTAATTACCCATAATCGCGTGACAATGCACTATGCCCATGTTTTATATGGAGTAACAATGGGCGATGATGGTATTTCTAAATTACTTTCAATTAAATTAGCAGATGCTGAAGAAATGGTCGGCAATGCCAGGGGGTAG
- the ftsH gene encoding ATP-dependent zinc metalloprotease FtsH produces MAKVILKNFLIFLIIFLVIAALFNTYNASTTKPEQVGIETVINQINAEEIQQINVNNTDLQITLKDGKKEVSQKESTESLSTLLKNYNVDPAKIQKINIQITEGQGWGYWLSAILPFLIPFLLIAAFIYIMMRQVQGANTKAMSFGQSQAREVNQKGKEKITFKSVAGCKEAKEELNEIVDFLKNPKKFTQLGAKIPKGVLLMGAPGTGKTLLAKAVAGEANVPFFSISGSEFVEMFVGVGASRVRDLFKRAKKASPCIIFIDEIDAVGRQRGAGLGGSHDEREQTLNQILVEMDGMETKVNVIVMAATNRPDILDPALLRPGRFDRRVILDLPDINDREAILKVHAKNKPLAKEVHLRQVAERTPGFSGADLANLLNEAAILAARHDKKDINQGEILASVEKVLLGPERKSHMLTAKEKKITAYHEAGHALVAHQLPNVDPVHKVSIISRGQAAGYTLKLPNEDRHLHPKSEFIDELAVLLAGHTAEKEIFGEVTTGASSDLRTATSLAKELITEYGMDDSLGPRTFGEKEELIFLGKEIHEQRDYSEKTAELIDQQISSLINTARNTAYEIITKKKNLLEKIVAELMVKETLEKEDFEKLLGPKKSAKEKIA; encoded by the coding sequence ATGGCAAAAGTAATACTCAAAAATTTTCTCATTTTTCTAATTATTTTTTTAGTAATTGCCGCCCTCTTCAATACGTACAATGCTTCAACAACCAAGCCGGAACAAGTTGGCATTGAAACCGTAATAAACCAGATTAATGCTGAAGAAATTCAGCAAATAAATGTTAACAATACTGATTTACAGATCACTTTAAAAGACGGCAAAAAGGAAGTTTCTCAAAAAGAATCAACGGAATCATTAAGCACTCTTTTGAAAAATTATAATGTTGATCCGGCCAAAATTCAAAAAATTAATATCCAAATTACTGAAGGCCAGGGCTGGGGCTATTGGCTATCGGCAATCTTGCCATTTTTAATCCCTTTTCTTTTGATCGCAGCTTTCATTTACATCATGATGCGCCAGGTCCAGGGCGCAAATACCAAGGCCATGTCCTTTGGCCAAAGCCAGGCTCGTGAAGTTAACCAAAAAGGCAAAGAAAAAATTACTTTTAAATCAGTAGCCGGCTGTAAAGAAGCTAAAGAAGAACTGAATGAAATTGTAGACTTTTTAAAAAATCCAAAAAAATTCACCCAGCTGGGCGCAAAAATTCCCAAAGGCGTTCTTTTAATGGGCGCGCCAGGCACTGGGAAAACTTTACTGGCCAAAGCAGTCGCTGGTGAAGCTAATGTGCCATTTTTTTCCATTTCCGGCTCTGAATTTGTGGAAATGTTTGTGGGTGTTGGCGCTTCTCGCGTCCGTGATTTATTTAAACGCGCTAAAAAAGCTTCTCCCTGCATTATATTTATTGATGAAATAGATGCTGTCGGCCGCCAAAGAGGCGCCGGACTCGGTGGCTCACATGATGAACGCGAACAAACCTTAAACCAAATTTTAGTGGAAATGGATGGCATGGAAACTAAAGTTAATGTTATTGTTATGGCCGCAACAAATAGGCCAGATATTTTAGATCCTGCTTTATTAAGGCCAGGCCGTTTTGACCGCCGGGTAATTTTAGACCTGCCGGATATTAATGACCGTGAGGCGATTTTGAAAGTCCATGCTAAAAACAAGCCTTTAGCCAAAGAAGTTCATTTGCGCCAGGTTGCTGAACGCACACCAGGATTTTCAGGCGCTGATTTGGCCAATCTTTTAAATGAAGCTGCCATCTTAGCCGCCCGCCATGATAAAAAAGATATAAATCAAGGAGAAATTCTTGCCAGCGTGGAAAAAGTTTTATTGGGTCCGGAAAGAAAAAGCCATATGTTAACAGCCAAAGAGAAAAAAATTACTGCATACCATGAAGCTGGCCATGCTTTAGTTGCGCACCAACTGCCGAATGTTGATCCGGTTCATAAAGTTTCCATTATTTCCCGCGGCCAGGCAGCCGGTTATACTTTAAAACTGCCTAATGAAGACCGGCATCTTCATCCAAAATCAGAATTTATTGATGAATTAGCCGTTCTTTTGGCAGGCCACACTGCGGAAAAAGAAATCTTTGGCGAAGTGACTACAGGCGCGTCAAGCGATTTACGCACTGCCACTAGTTTAGCCAAAGAATTAATTACAGAATATGGCATGGATGACAGTCTTGGACCTCGCACCTTTGGTGAAAAAGAAGAATTAATCTTTTTAGGCAAAGAAATCCATGAACAGCGGGATTATAGTGAAAAAACAGCAGAATTGATTGATCAGCAAATCTCTAGCCTGATTAATACTGCCCGAAACACTGCTTATGAGATCATTACTAAAAAGAAGAATTTATTGGAAAAAATCGTAGCAGAATTAATGGTCAAAGAAACCTTGGAAAAAGAAGATTTTGAAAAACTGCTTGGCCCGAAAAAATCAGCCAAAGAAAAAATAGCTTAA
- a CDS encoding GspE/PulE family protein: MSKKNNGTQTKGLDDLIAESRQDQEKATAPVLAEKKVLEKFAEKMSSIRIKELEKVTEDQAKALGFSYINLIGYPINSDTLNSIPRQTAQDEKVICFSKTDRKVKIGSPDPRNPKLQEILKQLATETYSGQGEIFLISEHSFNTAYKLYDKFPPPREIVLGIRITGTELAQLQKELKNFGILNAKLNSEKNLTMLFKMLIAGAMQADASDIHIEAEENKITVRYRIDGVLHIVATLPKKIWPRLDSRVKNIAGLKINISDSPQDGRITVYLKGENKMDIRVSTLPTAYGESIVMRLLASKISGLQFENLGIRGKAYEDLKRQVDRPTGMIITTGPTGSGKTTTLYAILNKLNDPETKIITLEDPIEYKLEGISQSQIDQSAGYSFADGLRSILRQDPDIIMVGELRDTETVETAIQAALTGHQVLSTLHTNDASGAIPRFLSMGAKPFLLAPALNAVIGQRLVRKIHEKCKIEVQPEPAVMERIKQLLNALPPNSGYKVDLNKLKFYRGQGCDECNHIGLKGRIGIYEIFTLNPEIEKEILSGKTSEYKIAQLAHDGGMISMVQDGLLKALDQITTVDEVFRVVE, encoded by the coding sequence ATGTCAAAAAAAAACAATGGGACTCAAACTAAAGGCCTAGACGATTTGATTGCAGAGAGCCGGCAAGACCAAGAAAAGGCGACTGCTCCTGTTTTGGCTGAAAAAAAAGTTTTGGAAAAATTTGCAGAAAAAATGAGTTCAATTCGCATTAAAGAATTGGAAAAAGTGACTGAAGACCAAGCCAAAGCTCTTGGTTTTTCTTATATTAACCTAATTGGCTATCCTATTAATAGTGATACTCTAAATAGCATTCCCCGCCAGACTGCCCAGGATGAAAAAGTTATTTGTTTTTCAAAAACCGACAGAAAAGTTAAAATTGGCTCGCCAGATCCGCGCAATCCAAAATTACAGGAAATTTTAAAGCAGTTGGCGACTGAAACATATTCCGGCCAGGGTGAAATTTTTTTAATTTCAGAACACAGCTTTAACACGGCCTACAAATTATACGATAAATTTCCGCCGCCGCGTGAAATTGTTTTGGGCATAAGAATTACCGGTACAGAACTGGCTCAGCTGCAAAAAGAACTAAAAAATTTCGGCATTCTCAATGCGAAACTAAACTCGGAAAAGAATCTGACCATGCTTTTTAAAATGCTTATTGCCGGCGCCATGCAAGCCGATGCCTCTGATATTCATATTGAGGCTGAAGAAAACAAAATTACAGTCAGATACAGAATTGACGGCGTCTTGCATATTGTCGCCACTTTGCCCAAAAAAATTTGGCCTCGCTTAGATTCCCGCGTCAAGAATATTGCAGGCTTAAAAATAAATATTAGCGATTCGCCCCAAGATGGCCGCATCACTGTTTATCTGAAAGGCGAAAATAAAATGGACATACGTGTTTCAACTTTGCCAACTGCTTATGGCGAAAGTATTGTAATGCGGCTTTTAGCTTCTAAAATTAGCGGCTTGCAATTTGAGAATTTGGGCATCAGGGGCAAGGCTTATGAAGATTTAAAACGCCAGGTTGATCGTCCGACTGGCATGATTATTACGACAGGGCCGACTGGATCTGGTAAAACTACGACTTTATACGCTATATTAAACAAACTCAATGATCCTGAAACAAAAATAATTACTCTGGAAGATCCGATTGAGTATAAGCTAGAAGGCATTTCCCAAAGCCAGATTGATCAATCAGCCGGATATTCTTTTGCTGATGGCCTGCGTTCTATCTTAAGGCAAGATCCTGATATTATCATGGTGGGGGAATTAAGAGACACTGAAACTGTAGAGACTGCTATCCAGGCTGCTTTAACAGGGCACCAAGTTCTTTCCACCCTGCACACCAATGACGCCTCTGGCGCCATTCCCCGCTTTTTATCTATGGGCGCCAAACCGTTTTTGCTGGCTCCTGCTTTAAATGCTGTTATTGGACAGCGCTTAGTCAGAAAAATCCACGAAAAATGCAAAATTGAAGTCCAGCCTGAACCTGCGGTAATGGAGCGTATTAAACAACTTTTAAACGCTCTGCCGCCTAATTCAGGCTATAAAGTTGATTTAAATAAATTAAAATTCTATCGCGGCCAGGGCTGTGACGAATGCAATCATATTGGCCTAAAAGGCAGAATCGGCATTTACGAAATTTTCACTTTAAATCCTGAAATTGAAAAAGAAATCTTGTCAGGCAAAACATCTGAATACAAGATTGCTCAATTAGCTCATGATGGCGGGATGATTTCCATGGTTCAGGACGGACTTTTAAAGGCTCTGGATCAAATTACAACCGTAGACGAAGTTTTCCGAGTAGTTGAATAG
- a CDS encoding TraR/DksA C4-type zinc finger protein, with protein MLSQEILTDRLAHLTRKYGIKKAALGDITLLDKLSQMKSEVFSRIIKAMQKINNQPEEYGLCENCAEPIPLKRLVSLPEATLCLDCQKKEEQSGKRNGRCSEH; from the coding sequence ATGCTTTCACAGGAAATACTGACTGACAGATTGGCACATTTGACAAGAAAATACGGAATAAAAAAAGCCGCACTCGGCGATATAACCTTATTAGATAAGCTTTCCCAAATGAAAAGCGAGGTCTTTTCACGAATAATAAAGGCCATGCAGAAAATAAATAATCAGCCAGAAGAATATGGCCTCTGTGAAAATTGTGCTGAACCGATTCCCTTAAAAAGATTAGTTTCACTGCCAGAAGCCACGCTCTGTCTGGATTGTCAAAAAAAGGAGGAACAAAGTGGCAAAAGAAATGGCCGCTGCAGTGAGCACTAA
- the tsaE gene encoding tRNA (adenosine(37)-N6)-threonylcarbamoyltransferase complex ATPase subunit type 1 TsaE: MEFISKTEKDTNQLAAKIARKLKGGEIIALEGDLGAGKTTFVKGLAKAFGIKQHVTSPTFVLMKVYECRIPKSEISNLVHVDCYRLDEPQELFYLGIEEYLNKPDTVVVIEWADKISNYLKKFKKLIKINIRVKNNLRFFTIIF, from the coding sequence ATGGAATTCATTTCTAAAACTGAAAAAGACACAAATCAACTCGCTGCTAAGATAGCCAGGAAATTAAAAGGTGGCGAAATTATTGCTTTGGAGGGTGATTTGGGAGCGGGCAAAACCACTTTTGTTAAAGGCTTGGCCAAGGCTTTTGGAATTAAACAGCACGTGACTAGTCCGACTTTTGTGCTAATGAAGGTTTATGAATGCCGAATCCCGAAATCTGAAATCAGCAATCTGGTACACGTTGATTGTTATCGTCTGGATGAGCCGCAGGAATTGTTTTATTTAGGCATTGAAGAATATTTAAATAAACCCGATACGGTTGTGGTTATTGAATGGGCGGATAAGATCAGTAATTATTTAAAAAAATTCAAAAAATTAATTAAAATCAATATACGAGTGAAAAATAACCTGCGATTTTTTACAATTATTTTTTAA